A section of the Streptomyces sp. Je 1-369 genome encodes:
- a CDS encoding UDP-N-acetylmuramoyl-tripeptide--D-alanyl-D-alanine ligase, which produces MTQSQPFRAPRPLSLAEIAALVGGRVTGDATVTVSAPAVLDSRHGEPGGLFVAMVGERVDGHDYAGHTRATAVLGSRPTPLPTVVVGDVPAALQTLAARAVARLRERLTVVAVTGSQGKTSTKDLLSVVLSGAGPTVATHGSYNNELGVPLTMLRADAHTRFLALEMGARHLGDIAHLTGLVAPDIAVVLNVGQAHIGEFGSRAAIARTKGELVRGLAPGGTAVLNADDPRVVAMRALTDGPVLTFGRAEHADVRVQDLALDRLGRAAFTLRTSGTSARVALPLVGAHQALNAAAAAAAGLAAGIPLVTSAVSLSTATLSRWRMERRILACGATLLNDSYNANPDSTRAALDTLASITGRRRIAVLGAMLELGADSEAEHRAVGEYAAARADLVAVVGETARPVADAAGERAVAFTDNEAAAAWLRESLTGGDVVLVKASRGARLDEVAAALG; this is translated from the coding sequence ATGACTCAGAGCCAGCCATTCCGCGCCCCGCGCCCCCTTTCCCTCGCCGAGATCGCCGCGCTCGTCGGCGGCCGGGTCACGGGTGACGCGACCGTCACGGTGAGTGCGCCGGCCGTACTCGACAGCCGGCACGGCGAACCGGGCGGTCTCTTCGTCGCCATGGTCGGTGAGCGCGTCGACGGCCACGACTACGCCGGCCACACCCGTGCGACCGCCGTGCTCGGTTCACGGCCGACACCGCTCCCCACAGTCGTCGTCGGCGACGTGCCGGCCGCACTGCAGACACTCGCCGCCCGCGCCGTGGCCCGGCTGCGCGAGCGGCTGACCGTCGTCGCGGTGACGGGCTCGCAAGGCAAGACCAGCACCAAGGACCTGCTGTCCGTGGTCCTTTCGGGCGCCGGGCCGACCGTCGCCACACACGGTTCGTACAACAACGAACTCGGCGTGCCCCTGACCATGCTGCGCGCCGACGCGCACACCCGCTTCCTCGCCCTCGAAATGGGCGCCCGCCACCTCGGCGACATAGCCCACCTCACCGGACTGGTCGCACCCGACATCGCGGTCGTGCTCAACGTCGGCCAGGCCCACATCGGGGAGTTCGGCTCGCGCGCGGCCATCGCACGGACCAAGGGCGAACTCGTGCGCGGCCTCGCACCCGGCGGCACCGCCGTCCTCAACGCCGACGACCCCCGCGTCGTCGCGATGCGCGCGCTGACCGACGGGCCGGTCCTGACCTTCGGCCGCGCCGAACACGCCGACGTGCGTGTCCAGGACCTGGCCCTCGACCGCCTGGGCCGGGCGGCCTTCACGCTGCGCACCTCCGGCACCTCGGCCCGTGTCGCGCTGCCGCTCGTGGGCGCCCACCAGGCACTCAACGCGGCGGCCGCCGCCGCGGCGGGACTCGCGGCCGGCATCCCCCTGGTCACCTCGGCGGTGTCCCTCAGCACCGCCACACTGTCCAGGTGGCGCATGGAGCGCCGCATCCTGGCCTGCGGCGCGACCCTGCTCAACGACTCCTACAACGCCAACCCCGACTCCACCCGAGCCGCCCTGGACACGCTCGCCTCGATCACGGGCCGGCGCCGTATCGCTGTACTCGGCGCGATGCTCGAACTTGGCGCCGACAGCGAGGCCGAACACCGAGCAGTGGGCGAGTACGCGGCCGCGCGCGCCGACCTGGTGGCCGTCGTCGGCGAAACCGCCCGTCCCGTCGCCGACGCCGCGGGAGAGCGGGCGGTCGCATTCACCGACAATGAAGCAGCCGCCGCCTGGCTGCGCGAGAGCCTCACCGGCGGCGACGTCGTCCTCGTCAAGGCGTCGCGCGGCGCCCGCCTCGACGAGGTGGCCGCCGCACTCGGGTAA
- a CDS encoding lipid II:glycine glycyltransferase FemX: protein MSYREPAPLSLPVTLTVAPISDAEHLAFVRARRSVNFVQTPAWGRVKTEWRSESLGWFDGGRLVGAGLVLHRPVPGLSRFTLAYVPWGPDIDWSGDIGAWLDPLAAYLKARGAFAIRLCPPVRTHTWDAAQVKGGVADPGVRRLTRLPDGYVDPTGAEVSRRLRAAGWLPQSPEDGFGAGQPQFTYEVPLVGRSEDDVLKAMNQQWRRNIKKAAKAGVEVTVGAASDLAAFHELYVHTAARDGFTPRPLTYFATMFAELSAEDPGRIALYLARYEGELVAATILVRVGGHAWYAYGASSTAKREVRGSNACQWAMIRDTLAAGCDVYDLRGITPTLDAADPHVGLIRFKVGTGGRAVRYVGEWDLPLRPLVYRAFDLYMRRRGR from the coding sequence ATGTCCTACCGCGAACCAGCACCCCTGTCCCTCCCCGTGACGCTGACCGTCGCGCCGATCAGCGACGCCGAGCACCTGGCCTTCGTGCGGGCGCGGCGGTCGGTGAACTTCGTGCAGACCCCGGCGTGGGGGCGGGTGAAGACGGAGTGGCGCAGTGAGTCGCTCGGATGGTTCGACGGCGGGCGGCTTGTGGGGGCGGGGCTTGTCCTTCACCGGCCGGTGCCGGGGCTGTCGCGGTTCACGCTCGCGTATGTGCCGTGGGGTCCTGACATCGACTGGTCCGGGGACATCGGTGCGTGGCTCGACCCGCTGGCGGCATATCTCAAGGCCCGTGGCGCGTTCGCGATCCGGCTGTGCCCGCCGGTGCGGACGCACACCTGGGATGCGGCGCAGGTCAAGGGCGGCGTGGCCGATCCGGGGGTGCGGCGGCTCACCAGACTCCCCGACGGGTACGTCGATCCGACCGGTGCAGAGGTGAGCCGACGGCTCCGGGCGGCCGGCTGGCTGCCGCAGAGCCCTGAGGACGGGTTCGGGGCCGGGCAGCCGCAGTTCACGTATGAGGTGCCGCTGGTGGGGAGGTCCGAGGACGACGTCCTGAAGGCCATGAATCAGCAGTGGCGCCGCAACATCAAGAAGGCCGCGAAGGCGGGGGTCGAGGTCACGGTCGGTGCCGCGTCGGACCTCGCGGCGTTCCACGAGCTCTACGTGCACACCGCCGCGCGCGACGGATTCACGCCGCGGCCGCTGACGTACTTCGCGACGATGTTCGCGGAGTTGAGCGCCGAGGATCCCGGGCGGATCGCGCTCTATCTGGCACGCTACGAGGGCGAGTTGGTGGCTGCGACGATCCTGGTGCGGGTCGGCGGACACGCCTGGTACGCGTACGGCGCCTCCTCGACGGCCAAACGTGAGGTGCGGGGCTCCAACGCGTGCCAGTGGGCGATGATCCGTGACACCCTGGCGGCGGGCTGCGACGTGTACGACCTGCGGGGCATCACCCCGACGCTCGACGCCGCTGATCCGCATGTGGGCCTGATCCGGTTCAAGGTCGGCACCGGGGGGCGGGCGGTGCGGTACGTCGGGGAGTGGGATCTGCCGCTGCGACCGCTGGTCTACCGCGCCTTCGACCTGTACATGCGTCGGCGCGGGCGCTGA
- a CDS encoding aminoglycoside phosphotransferase family protein — MEEVSAVLVGRFGPEAEGWLAEVPNLAARLAARWGFVLGELFESGASSVVLRCQWPDGRPAVLKLSPDRALLTKQVEMLRVFAPSGRVPAVLSADAEAGAMVLEEVLPGTVADDMPQMSLPQQWGELLAALHAVAPPAHWPLDLRGRFDEAFVRIGRRLSEPAIGARIDQAAWQRAIRRCETLLDSQSELVLLHGDLHLGNVLDGGPSRGLIAIDPKACVGDPCFDAVDYVVAGAGQEGVEARCQRVATACGLDGDRLYAWSRVTAPMAAIAHLTYDGPEPVIDELLALSR, encoded by the coding sequence ATGGAAGAGGTCAGCGCGGTGTTGGTAGGTCGATTCGGCCCTGAAGCCGAGGGTTGGCTCGCCGAGGTTCCGAACCTCGCTGCACGGCTGGCCGCGCGGTGGGGGTTCGTGCTGGGTGAGCTGTTCGAGAGCGGAGCCTCTTCTGTCGTTTTGCGCTGTCAATGGCCTGACGGGAGGCCTGCGGTACTCAAACTCAGCCCGGACCGGGCACTGTTGACCAAGCAGGTGGAGATGCTGCGCGTGTTCGCGCCGTCGGGTCGAGTGCCGGCCGTCTTGTCTGCCGACGCGGAGGCCGGGGCGATGGTGTTGGAGGAGGTCCTGCCCGGCACCGTGGCCGACGACATGCCGCAGATGTCATTGCCGCAGCAGTGGGGTGAGTTGCTTGCCGCATTGCACGCCGTGGCCCCACCCGCGCACTGGCCACTGGATCTGCGCGGTCGGTTTGACGAAGCCTTCGTCCGGATCGGCCGGCGGCTGTCCGAGCCAGCCATCGGCGCACGGATTGACCAGGCCGCGTGGCAGCGGGCGATACGGCGCTGTGAGACATTGCTGGACAGCCAGTCCGAGCTCGTGTTGCTGCACGGCGATCTGCACCTCGGCAACGTCCTGGACGGCGGCCCGTCGCGCGGTCTGATCGCGATCGACCCCAAGGCATGCGTAGGCGACCCATGCTTCGACGCCGTCGACTACGTGGTGGCGGGCGCCGGACAAGAGGGTGTCGAGGCTCGTTGCCAGCGGGTGGCTACCGCGTGCGGGCTCGATGGGGACCGGTTGTATGCCTGGAGCCGAGTGACTGCACCAATGGCAGCCATCGCACACCTCACCTATGACGGTCCAGAGCCCGTGATCGACGAACTGCTCGCCCTGTCTCGCTGA
- a CDS encoding sensor histidine kinase, with the protein MDRAPGLSVRLKLTLSYAGFLMLAGALALAAAGVFLLQQGWLQTNEEGAWKSNPVIDFVRGFAPTAAAVMVFLLVFGLLGGWILAGRMLAPLARITNATRTAATGSLSHRIQMPGRQDEFRELADAFDAMLARLEAHVAEQQRFAANASHELRTPLAISKSLLDVARTDPSHDTGEVLDRLQTVNTRAIDLTEALLLLSRADQRSFTREQVDLSLMAEEATETLLPLAEKNGVTIETRGDITPASGSPTLLLQLTMNLVHNAIVHNLSEQGRVWVTTGVHSGTVMLTVENTGENLPPHLVSTLTEPFQRGTERIHASQTGVGLGLAIVTTITRAHDGTLTLIPRDTGGLRITVELPAHTPPRS; encoded by the coding sequence ATGGATAGAGCGCCTGGATTGAGTGTCCGCCTCAAGCTCACCCTCAGCTACGCCGGATTCCTCATGCTCGCCGGTGCCTTGGCGCTCGCCGCCGCAGGAGTGTTCCTCCTGCAACAGGGGTGGTTGCAAACCAACGAAGAGGGGGCATGGAAAAGCAACCCGGTCATCGACTTCGTGCGGGGTTTCGCGCCAACGGCAGCCGCAGTAATGGTGTTCCTCCTCGTGTTCGGCCTCCTGGGAGGATGGATCCTCGCCGGTCGTATGCTCGCCCCCCTGGCTCGCATCACCAACGCCACCCGCACGGCCGCTACGGGATCGCTCTCGCACCGTATTCAGATGCCGGGCCGCCAGGACGAGTTCCGCGAACTTGCCGACGCCTTCGACGCGATGCTCGCACGGCTTGAAGCACACGTCGCCGAGCAGCAGAGATTCGCGGCAAACGCCTCGCACGAACTACGCACCCCGCTGGCCATCTCGAAATCACTTCTCGACGTGGCCCGCACCGATCCATCACACGACACCGGCGAAGTCCTCGACCGCCTCCAAACTGTCAATACCCGAGCGATCGACCTCACTGAAGCGTTGCTCTTGCTCAGCCGAGCCGACCAGCGATCCTTCACCCGCGAACAGGTCGACCTGTCCCTGATGGCGGAAGAAGCCACCGAAACGCTGCTCCCCCTCGCGGAAAAGAACGGCGTCACGATCGAGACCCGCGGCGACATCACCCCCGCGAGCGGATCGCCGACGCTCCTGCTGCAACTGACCATGAACCTCGTGCACAACGCGATCGTCCACAATCTGTCTGAACAGGGCAGGGTGTGGGTCACTACCGGCGTCCACTCCGGCACCGTGATGCTCACGGTCGAAAACACCGGCGAGAATCTGCCTCCACACCTGGTCTCGACGCTCACCGAACCATTCCAGCGGGGCACTGAGCGCATCCACGCCAGCCAGACGGGCGTCGGCCTCGGCTTGGCCATCGTCACAACCATCACTCGCGCACACGACGGCACCCTCACCCTCATCCCGCGCGACACCGGCGGCCTTCGCATCACGGTGGAACTGCCCGCACACACGCCCCCGCGGTCGTGA
- the vanA gene encoding D-alanine--(R)-lactate ligase, translating into MPKAKLQVGILFGGCSEEHPISIKSAQEIARNLDPNKYEPYFIGITRNGAWKLCEGPATDWESGAYRPAVLSPDRGVRGLLVLDQGKYETIGLDVVVPVLHGKLGEDGAVQGLLELSGIPYVGCDVQSSALGMDKSLTYVVAAGAGIATPNFWTVAAGEDIDADRLTYPVFVKPARSGSSFGVSKVANAEELPAALDVARRYDTKVLVEEAIVGSEVGCAILGGGTDLTAGEVDRIALSHGFFRIHQEDEPETGSDNSTPIVPADIPAESRARVQEVAKAVYRALGCSGLARVDLFLKDDGQVVLNEVNTFPGMTSYSRYPRMMAAAGVPLPEVIDRLVTETLAWPLTPTEQADA; encoded by the coding sequence ATGCCTAAGGCCAAGCTTCAGGTCGGAATCCTCTTCGGAGGCTGCTCGGAGGAACACCCCATTTCCATCAAGTCCGCGCAGGAGATCGCGCGAAACCTCGACCCGAACAAATACGAGCCGTACTTCATCGGGATCACGCGCAACGGCGCCTGGAAACTCTGCGAGGGCCCCGCCACGGACTGGGAGAGCGGCGCATACCGGCCCGCCGTGCTGTCCCCGGACCGCGGCGTGCGCGGACTGCTCGTCCTCGATCAGGGGAAGTACGAGACGATCGGCCTGGATGTCGTGGTGCCGGTACTGCACGGCAAGCTCGGGGAGGACGGCGCGGTCCAGGGCCTGCTCGAGCTGTCCGGAATCCCGTACGTGGGCTGCGACGTCCAGAGTTCCGCGCTGGGCATGGACAAGTCCCTCACCTATGTCGTCGCCGCCGGCGCCGGAATCGCCACGCCGAATTTCTGGACGGTCGCGGCGGGCGAGGACATCGACGCCGACCGGCTCACCTATCCCGTCTTCGTGAAGCCGGCCCGCTCGGGATCGTCCTTCGGGGTCAGCAAGGTGGCGAACGCGGAAGAACTGCCGGCCGCGCTGGACGTCGCCCGGCGGTACGACACGAAAGTCCTGGTCGAGGAGGCGATCGTCGGCAGTGAGGTTGGATGCGCCATCCTGGGCGGCGGAACGGACCTGACCGCGGGAGAAGTCGACCGCATCGCCCTGTCCCACGGATTTTTCCGGATTCACCAGGAGGACGAACCCGAGACCGGCTCCGACAATTCGACGCCGATCGTCCCCGCCGATATTCCGGCTGAATCCCGGGCACGCGTCCAGGAAGTGGCGAAGGCCGTCTACCGCGCCCTGGGCTGCAGCGGACTCGCCCGCGTGGACCTGTTCCTCAAGGACGACGGACAGGTGGTCCTCAACGAGGTCAACACATTCCCCGGCATGACCTCGTACAGCCGATATCCGAGGATGATGGCCGCCGCTGGGGTTCCGCTGCCCGAAGTGATCGACCGCCTGGTGACCGAGACGCTCGCCTGGCCCCTGACTCCGACGGAGCAGGCCGATGCGTAA
- a CDS encoding D-isomer specific 2-hydroxyacid dehydrogenase family protein, with the protein MTYSEPVGITAFGCGRDEAARFRELAPRFGVTPTITESMVSEDNVHLASGNRCISVGHKTRITPATIRALSRVGVSYISTRSIGYDHIDVDYAGRVGISVGNVCYSPDSVADYTVMMLLMAVRNAKSTVRRTDVHDYRLPDIRGKDLRDLTVGVVGTGRIGKAVMERLRVFGCRILAYRNRAGESGDPADEVSLDELLRSSDVVTLHAPLNAETHHLLDRERIQRMKPGAFVVNTGRGALIDTTALVAALEDGRLGGVALDVVEGEEGVFYADRRNAPIDSKPLLRLQEMPNAFISPHTAYYTDRTLSDTVENSITNCLKFESRNQHA; encoded by the coding sequence ATGACCTACAGCGAACCAGTGGGAATCACCGCTTTCGGATGCGGGCGGGACGAAGCCGCACGGTTCCGGGAGCTGGCGCCCCGATTCGGAGTGACGCCGACAATCACAGAATCCATGGTGTCGGAGGACAACGTCCACCTGGCATCCGGAAACCGGTGCATCAGCGTCGGACACAAGACCCGGATCACCCCGGCTACAATTCGTGCGCTGAGCCGGGTCGGCGTCTCCTATATCTCCACAAGAAGCATCGGGTACGACCACATCGACGTGGATTATGCGGGCCGCGTCGGCATTTCCGTCGGGAACGTCTGCTACTCCCCCGACAGTGTCGCCGACTACACGGTGATGATGCTGCTGATGGCGGTGCGCAACGCCAAGTCCACTGTCCGCCGTACGGATGTGCACGACTACCGGCTGCCCGACATACGGGGGAAAGATCTGCGCGACCTGACCGTCGGCGTGGTCGGAACGGGGCGCATCGGCAAGGCCGTCATGGAAAGGCTTCGCGTCTTCGGATGCCGGATATTGGCGTACAGAAATCGTGCCGGTGAATCCGGTGACCCCGCCGACGAGGTGTCGCTCGATGAATTGCTGAGGTCGAGCGACGTCGTCACGCTCCATGCGCCGCTCAACGCCGAGACGCACCACCTCCTCGACCGTGAACGCATCCAGCGTATGAAACCCGGCGCGTTCGTAGTCAACACCGGGCGCGGTGCCCTCATCGACACCACCGCGCTGGTCGCGGCACTGGAGGACGGGCGCCTGGGCGGTGTCGCACTCGACGTCGTCGAAGGCGAGGAAGGCGTGTTCTACGCCGACCGACGGAACGCACCCATCGACAGCAAGCCACTGCTGCGGCTGCAGGAAATGCCGAACGCTTTCATCAGTCCGCACACCGCGTATTACACGGACCGCACCCTGAGTGACACGGTCGAGAACTCGATCACCAACTGCCTGAAATTCGAAAGCAGGAATCAGCATGCCTAA
- the vanX gene encoding D-Ala-D-Ala dipeptidase VanX: MRNDFVFIDEFIPGIRWDAKYATWDNFTGKPVNGYLANRIVGTRALCAALQSAREEAASHGFGLLLWDGYRPQRAVDSFLRWSEQPEDGRTKHHHYPNIDRPEMFENGYVAAKSGHSRGSTVDLTLYHLESGDLAVMGGGHDLMDSISHHGAEGISRAAADNRRRLRSIMETSGFSSYACEWWHYTLKDEPYPDTYFNFLITQVSLG, translated from the coding sequence ATGCGTAACGACTTCGTCTTCATAGACGAGTTCATACCCGGGATCCGCTGGGACGCCAAGTACGCCACCTGGGACAACTTCACCGGAAAACCGGTCAACGGATACCTGGCCAATCGCATCGTCGGCACTAGGGCCCTGTGCGCGGCATTGCAGAGCGCGCGAGAAGAGGCGGCCTCGCACGGATTCGGCCTCCTTCTCTGGGACGGCTACCGCCCGCAACGCGCCGTGGACTCTTTCCTGCGCTGGTCGGAGCAGCCGGAGGACGGCCGCACCAAGCACCACCACTACCCCAATATCGACCGGCCCGAGATGTTCGAGAACGGATACGTGGCCGCCAAGTCGGGCCACAGCCGCGGCAGTACCGTCGACCTGACGTTGTACCACCTGGAAAGCGGCGACCTCGCCGTCATGGGCGGCGGCCACGACCTGATGGACTCGATCTCGCACCACGGAGCGGAAGGAATCTCGCGCGCCGCGGCGGACAACCGCAGACGTCTTCGCTCCATCATGGAGACCAGCGGATTCAGCTCCTACGCATGCGAATGGTGGCATTACACGCTCAAGGACGAGCCCTACCCGGACACCTATTTCAACTTTCTCATCACACAGGTGAGTCTGGGATAA
- a CDS encoding cold-shock protein gives MTTGTVKWFNAEKGFGFIAQDGGGADVFAHYSNIAAQGFRELIEGQKVNFDIAQGQKGPTAENIIPA, from the coding sequence ATGACTACTGGCACCGTGAAGTGGTTCAACGCGGAAAAGGGTTTCGGCTTCATCGCGCAGGACGGTGGCGGCGCTGACGTGTTCGCCCACTACTCGAACATCGCCGCCCAGGGCTTCCGCGAGCTAATCGAAGGCCAGAAGGTGAACTTCGACATCGCGCAGGGCCAGAAGGGCCCGACGGCAGAGAACATCATTCCCGCCTGA